The Bacteroides fragilis NCTC 9343 genome includes the window AGGATGCAGGTACTTATGGAGACGATTCGACAACAGAAGGTGAAGCCATCGGTTTTCTGGAAGGTATACTCCGTAAAGCGACCAACAGTATTGCCCTTTGCGGTGAAGATCAGGATGTGATCTACGACCGTATTTACATCGGTTATAAATATACATTTGTAGAACCCGGTCAGGTAGGTTGTGCCCTGTCGTGCACTCCTGCCGTTTATATGGCGCAAAATGCTATTCCTGCCGATATGAAACCGGCCGATCTTTGCCAGATGACTATCAGTGACTGGGAAGAGAAGCTGGGGCTGGAAGAGTTGACGATCTTCGAATAGAAGTTTTGTAATCAAATACAAGCTACGGACAGGTACACAGGTTTATGATCCTGAGGACGGGTTTCTTTTCGATTCGTCCCTGGTTGTTCGTTTGTGGTAGGTGTACCTTCCGTAGCTTGTTCTGTTTTTACTGTTGTGCGATCCACCAGTCGATCATCTTACGTGCCAGGCTGAGTTTGCGGGGAAGTTCCGGCAAGTGATCCCTGGTATAGAAGTTCCCGGAGCTGAGCTCGTCATCTTGCAGGTGGATGTCACCACCGGCGTAGTCGGCGATAAATCCCACCATCAGTCCGCTCGGATAAGGCCAAGGCTGACTGCCGAAATAACGGATGTTTTTCACATCGAGCCCGGTTTCTTCTTTTACTTCCCTTGCCACACACTCTTCCAATGTCTCGCCTGTTTCGAGGAATCCGGCTACCAGGCTATTGAAAGTACCTTTAAAGTTGCGGGCATGTACCAATAACAGGGAGTCTTCTTTGCGCACCAATACCAGGATGGCTGTTGAGATGACCGGATAGATTTCTCTGCCACAATTCGGGCATTTCTTCATAATGGGTTCTTTCTGTACCAGCGGAGTTCCACAAGTGGGGCAGAAACGGTTGCTGCGGTCCCAGTAGAGAATTTCGTGAACCTTGCCTGCGGCCTGATAGTGTTCCGGCGACAAGTAATCATAAGAAGCGCGCAATCCTATCTGCACGTATTCCGGAGTTTCGGCTATCGGAGAGTCTGTGTAGAAAGCTTTGCATACCATGCCCGTTGCCGTGGTGATGGTGTGTACGGTTATTCCTTCCGAAGTGGTGACAGGGGCATTCTTGCCCGTGGGGATGGAAAAAGCATTGTCGTTCTTTTCCAACAGTAACTGATCTTGGTAAAAGATGAACCACCGGTAGTTGGTTTCTGTATTTATCATTTTGGGATTATTCTTTTTAAACGGTGCAAAATTATAAAAAGATACTCTTTCTGATGCCGGTTTCCTTTACAAAATATTCATCATGTGATACAAGCAGTACACTGCCCGTATAGTTCCGAACGGTAGCTGTGATGATTTCGATACTTTGTATATCCAGATTGTTGGTAGGCTCGTCCAGGATAAAGAGGTCGGGCGTGTTGTTACTAATCATCAGGCAGCAGAAAGCGAGTCGCATTTTTTCGCCTCCACTGAGTTGGATGCAAGGTTGATCCCAGCTCGTTGCCGGGAAGAGAAATCGATTCAACCTGATTTTTATTTCGTGCTCCGGCAGGGCACGTACATTGAATGATTCTGCTTGTTGAAGCACCGTCAGCTGGTTGCAGATGATGGAATATTCCTGATTCAGATAGACATAACTGAACCCGGCGCGTTCCAGTGTACCCGATGTTGGCAATAGGTCACCCGTAACCAATTTCAATAAAGTCGTTTTGCCGCTTCCATTGTCTCCTTCGATTCGTATCCGGTCGCCACTCTTCAGTTGAAAGCAGAGTGGAACCTCCCATAAAGGCGAATTTCCATAAGAAAAGTTTATTTTATGGGCAGTCAGCAATGTTTTTCCCGTATGTAAGGCGGAAGCATGGAAGTCGGTTTTAAGCAAAGTTTTTTCGGCCAGCCTGTTGCGTATCAGGCTACGTTCGCTGGTCAGTTTCTCTGACTTATTCTGATGGATATCCGCCAGTTTGGTGGTACTTTTTTCTGCCCGGTCCTTCAGGGTGTGAACCGCCATGCGGGAGATGCCTTTTTTAGGTACTGATTTTTCGCTCCGTATATTCTGCTTTTCTTTTCGTTCGGCTACTTCGCGTGCCAGTTTCCGTATTTGGCGGAGTTCTTTTTCTTTCTCGTTCAGTTGTTGTTGCAGGGCGTTCTGTTGCAGTTCTTTCTGCTGCTTGTAGAATTCGTAATTGCCTCCGTAACACACAAGTGCGTTCCGGCTCAGTTCACAGGTTTCGGGAAGCCTGTTGAGCAGAGTGCGGTCGTGACTGACAACGATCAGGGTGGAACGGCATTTCTTTACCCATTCGTACAGTCGGTTGCGTCCTTGGTTGTCAAGGTGATTGGTCGGTTCGTCCATCAATACGGCGGAAGGCGCTTGCAGTTCCAGACCAGCCAGGAAGACCCGCGTCTTTTCTCCACCGCTCAGTGTGTGCATGGATTCGGAAAGGGACCTGTTTCCGAGTCCCCAGCCGTTGAGGGCGGCTAAGGCTTTTTCTTCGATATTCCAGTCGTCATCGAGGATGTTGAAATGATCGATGGAGGCATTTCCGTTCAAAATTTCATGAAGTGCTTTCTGCTTCCGGTCTATCCCGAGGGCTTGGGCAATGCTCATTTCATCATATTGCCCGAAGTGTTGAGGCACATAATAGAGGTCGTCGGGGCGGAGCACGTTCCCCGAAGACGGTTGTAATTTTCCGGCCATGATTTGCAGCAATGTCGATTTGCCGCACCCATTGTTGCCGATCAGGGCCAATTGCCGGCCTTTGCCGACGGTGAAACTGAGATTCCGGAAGAGAACTTCTTTGTCTGGATGGATATAGGTGATTTGTTGTACTTGAATACACATGGCGGTCTATTGTTTTGAAAGTAAATACTTGCTGTTGATTTTGTGGGAAGCAGGGAGGGGACAGACAAACACAATAGAGGCTGAACAACACGGATTCGTGATGCTTAACAGTGAATGAAAAGAAGCATATTGAGAAAAGTGATGTTTACCGGAAGTGTTGTCTTACTTAGATATTCTCATGGGTATAAGTATGAAATTAGGTCGCAAAGATAGAGGATATTCCGGTAACTGCAAAAAAGAGAGGGAAGAAATCGGATATTTCTCCCCTCTCCAAATGAAAAGGTTGTCCTGAATCGTGTAAAACAGAGGTTTTAAACTAATCTATTGAAAACAAATCGTTCAGTCCCTCGCCCATACTCGGATGGGTAAAGATGAAATCGCGAAGGAAAGTATAATGCTGTCCTGTCTTCATTGCCATGTTTACCACATTGATGACTTCGGAAGATTCGGCACAGAACAGTGTACAACCCATAATACGTCCCGAATGGCTGTCAACGATGGCTTTCAGTATGCCGTCAGTCTGTTGCAGCGTGCGTGCACGCGGCAGTGCGGAGGCCGGAAGGCGTGACACCTTGAAGGAATATCCCCGTTTGATGGCTTCTTCCTCAGTCAGTCCGACGTGTGAGAGAGGCGGGTCTATAAATACCGAGTATGCCACCGGATTGCGGTCGTCGGCCGTGCGTTCTTTGTTGCCGAAAAGGTCATCCCGGATAATCCGGTAATCATCCAGCGAAATATAAGTAAACTGCAATCCGCCTTTTACATCACCCATTGCCCAGATGTTCGGGGCAGTGGTATGCAGATAACCGTTTACGACGATAGCTCCGTGACTGTCTACTTCGACTCCGGCCGCCTGAAGATTCAGACCTTCGGTCATCGGTTTACGTCCTGTGGCTACCAGGATGGCGTCGCCTTCTATAGTGACAGGCTTTCCGTCGGCTGTATCCGTGTAAGTCAGCGTCACGCCGTCGGCTGTGTCTTGTATGGATTGGGCACGGGCATTGAGGCGGATTTCTATCCCTTTCTTTTCGAGTGTCTCCTTAACGGCATCTGCTATATCACGGTCTTCGCGGGCAATAAACTTATTGCCTCCTTCGAGTACGGTCACTTTACTGCCGAAGCTTGCGTACATCGAGGCAAACTCCAGGCCGATGTAGCCGCCGCCCACAATGATCAGATGGCGTGGCAATACGTCCAGTTCCATCAGTGAGGTGCTGGTATATACCCGCTTGCTGTCTTTCAGCCCGTCAATGGCCGGTATAATGCTGGTAGAGCCGGTATTAATGAAAATCTTCTTTCCCTGAAGTTCGATCACTTCGTCGGGGAGGGTTACTTTCACTACATCCTTTGAAACGAACGATGCCATTCCGGTATAGATGGTCACGTTGGGAAGGCTGCTCAGTTTATTGAACATATTGCCCCTTGAAGCTGCTGTCATCTCGTTCTTGCGTGCTATGGCAGCTTTGTAAGCCTCAGCCTGCTTCTCGTAATCGGTAGGATAGAGCCAACTCACCTTTTCGGCTTCGTGGATAAGCCGCTTGGTGGGTACGCAAGCTATATTGGGACAGGTACCTCCATACATCATGGCGGAACGTTCAATCAGTGCGACCTTCCAGCCGCGTTTGGCTAATTCGGCAGTCAGTGTTTTGCCTCCTTTGCCGAAACCGATAATAATGGCATCATATTGTTTCATAATTCTTATTACTTTTAGGATGTATCTTTATGTAAGTTTATAACATTCCGCAACCCTTATTTGTTTCGCTTTTCCCAGTCGGCTTTCTTCAATGAATTCAGTACACGCTGTGAGGAGTCGGAGAGTAGGGTAACGGCGCTCGCCAGAATTACGATATCTTTAATAACCAGACGTCCGGCACCGGACAGTAAGGGGAAGCCGTATTCTCCGCTTCCCAGGTTCGGAACCCAGACTTCGGGAGTAGTCACCAGGAAGGAGAGAGTGCCAAGCGTCATGATGATGGCCAGTGTGTCGCCTACAAGTGCCACTTTGGGGAAGAAGATGCCTAAGAAAACCAGAATTCCGATGGACATAATCAGAGCTCCCAGTCCGTAAGAGAACGTGTAGGTCCTGTTCGCTTCGTGCCATTCACGGTTGGCGGGGACATAGGCGCCTTCGGGGTTTTTGTGCTCTTTATACTCGGGTGCGTCTTTGGCATAGAAGAAACTCATAAACGGGCTGTTGGCTACGAACGGAACAATGCCGTCGGCTTCGTAATGAAAATACTTCAAACCGCCGATCCATACGAAAACAACGAGGATGGCTACGCGGATAAACTTTAGTCCGAAACCTTTCAGACCGGATGCTACTGTGAGCAGAGTGATAAATTTCTCTTTCATGCTATTTCTTTTTATGGGTTTAACTTTCTGATGCAAAGATCAGGGTTTTCCCATCGGTGCGAAATAGCAATATCGCCGTATGAATTGTCAATTCTTCCCTTCTACCGAATTTCGGTATTGTACGGGGCTTTCTCCGGTCATATTTTTAAAGAAACGGCTGAAGGAAGATTGGTCTTCGAATCCCAGGATGTCGGCAATCTCCTTCGAACTCTTATTACTATATAAAAGGAGTCGCTTGGCTTCCGCTTCCACCCGTTCGTGGATGACTCGCAGAGGTGACGGCAATTTGCAGGAAGAAAAGATGTTTGAAAGGGTTTTGGGCGATTTGTGCAACAAATCGGCATAGTCCTGTACCTGTTTCTTGGTCCGGAAGTGTTCGTCCACCAGGTTATAATACTGGCGGATGATTTCGAAGCTGTATTCTTTTTCCTGGGTAATGTTCAGTCGTTGGCGGGCAATACGCGTGCTTTGGATAATGAAACGTTTGAGCAGGATGCGGAGCATTTCTTCCTGAAGGTTGTCCGACACGGTGAATTCACGGTCCAGCAATCCCACTACGTCTTCCATCGACCTCCGTTCCGATTCGTTGAGCATGAAACGAACGACATGCGAAGAACCGTTGAACAGGAATCCGCTGCATGACACTTCGTGGTCATTGCCGTAAATGCAATAGAAGTTACTGTTGAACAGAACCGTCAGGTACTCTCCGTCGATCGAGAGAAATTCCAGGTGCTGGAGGTTGGAAAGGGAGATGACCTCGTTCTCGGCCAGTATCACTTCCTGATGGTCTATCTCGAGGGTGATGCTTCCTTTGCGTACCCAGATGAATTTATATAAACTCTTTTCTTTCTGCAGGCTCTTTTCGGTGTGATAGCTGGTAGTCAGTGCCAGCATACCTTTCAGTTTGGTCTGGTAAGTTCTTATCATAATCAATCCTCCATGGCTGATGCGTCAAATGACAGGGGTAATAAATGTCCGATGCTTTGTACTTCGTAGATACACTTCTTGCCATAAAGCAATATACGGATGGGCTGTTTATATCGTTTCTCTGTTTCCAGAATCACCTGGCGACAAGCACCGCAGGGCGGGATAGGAGTGTCGATAAAGTCCTTCTCGGTACGTGCAGCGATGGCAAGTGTCACCACAGCTTGGTCGGGATACTGCGAGTTGGCATAAAATAGCGTGGTGCGTTCGGCACAGAGTCCGGACGGATAGGCCGCATTCTCCTGATTGGTTCCTGTCACTACCACACCGTTGGCCAGCAGTGCTGCCGCTCCTACCGAAAAGTGCGAATAAGGTGCATAGCTGCGCCGGGTTGCCTCGATGGCGTCATCCAATAAGGCACGGTCTGTATCATTGAGTTCATCATATTCATATACTTTGATTACAGAGGTAATAGTCAGGTCTTTCATGTGCGTAGGTGGTTTATAGTTCTACAAATCATGTTACAAAGTTAGAAAAGAGATTGATAATCCCAATTATTTTTATGATTTTTGTGCCGCATAACTTAAGATACACAAATAATAGATGAATAGCAAACTCCTCAGGCTGATTGCCATAGTTACAGTCCTTGCTTTTGCTGCAGGTGCCCAGGCGCAGCGCAGGAATTCCCGTTACGTAGATTATATAAATAAGTATAGTGCCCTGGCCGTGCAGCAAATGAAAGAGCATAAGATACCTGCCAGTATCACACTGGCTCAGGGATTGCTTGAGAGTGGTGCGGGCATGAGTACGTTGGCTCGTAAAAGTAATAATCACTTCGGCATCAAGTGTGGCAGTAATTGGAATGGGCGTACCGTTCGTCATGACGACGATGCCCGTAACGAGTGTTTTCGTGCGTACCGCAATCCCCGCGACTCGTACGAGGACCATTCTGCATTCCTGAAGCGCGGAGCCCGCTATGCATTCCTTTTTAAACTGAAGATAACCGATTATAAGGGGTGGGCGCGTGGTTTGAAAAAGGCCGGATATGCCACCGATCCTTCGTATGCCAACCGTCTGATAACGATCATTGAAGATTACGACCTCTATAAATATGACCGTAAGGGGGGATGGAGTTCGTCGAAGAGTGAACCGACGGTGCTCAATCCGCATCAGGTTTACATAGCAAACGGCATCGCTTATATCGTAGCCCGTGACGGGGATACCTTTAAGTCGCTGGCCAAAGAGTTCGATATCCGCTGGAAGAAGCTGGTGAAGTACAACGATCTGCAGCGTGACTATACTTTGATGAGCGGTGACATTATCTATCTGAAAGAGAAGAAAAAGCGGGCATCCAAACCTTATACGGTCTATATCGTAAAAGACGGAGACTCCATGCATACCATTTCGCAGAAATTTGCCATCCGGCTGAAGAACCTGTACAAGATGAACCGCAAGGACGGAGATTATATTCCTGAAGTGGGAGACAGGCTGAGGCTGAGATAGGCTTCACTTCCGGCTGCGGAGCATATCAGAAATACGTTGACAATAAAAGGGTGTAGCCTTCCCTCACGGATGGTTACACCCTTTTGCCGTCGGGGCTACACCCTTTCCGTCGGATGGCTACACCCGGATCATGGTCTTTTCTTGCCGGACTTACAATCGGTTATCGGAAAAAGGGAGTACTGCTTGTTACGAAACTGTACAGGGTGTTCATTATCGGACACCCTCTTTCTTTTTTTTCCCTTGAAACTCAATGCTTTCCTTTTTTGGCACAAGGTTTGAATATAGAGGCATAAAGAACAGTGCAAATTTATAATTAACTATATATGGACAGAGAAATTCCTAAAGAGGTGCGCAATAAAGAGCGTAATAAAAAGATTATCCGTTTTTCGGCTATCGGTATCGTCGGGATAATAGGTATCAGCGTGCTGATTTCGTTGTTGCGTACAGGCGTGCAGAAAAAGGACCTTGTGTTTTCTACCGTCGATAAGGGTACGATTGAAGTCAGTGTCAGTGCTTCGGGCAAAGTGGTGCCTGCTTTTGAAGAGATCATCAATTCACCGATCAATACCCGCATCGTGGAGGTGTATAGAAAAGGCGGTGATAGTGTAGATGTAGGTACGCCCATCTTGAAACTCGACTTGCAGAGTACGGAAACCGACTATAAAAAGCTGCTGGACGAAGAAGAAATGAAACGTTATAAGCTCGATCAGGCAAAAGTGAACAGCCAGACCAAACTGAGCGATATGGCGATGCAGATCAAAGTGTCGGAAATGAAACTTGCCCGGATGAAAGTGGAACTTCGCAATGAACAGTATCTGGACAGCCTTGGAGCCGGTACGACCGACAAGGTGCGCCAGGCCGAACTGAGCTACAATACTTCCCGCCTTGAACTGGAACAGCTTAAACAGCAATACACCAACGAAAAGCAAATAGCAGCCGCTGACCTGAAGGTTCTTGAACTCGATCTCAATATGTTCCGTAAAGGACTTGCCGAAATGAAGCGTACCCTGGACGATGCCCAGATTCGTTCGCCGCGCAAAGCCATCCTTACTTACATCAACAACCAGATCGGAGCCCAGATTCCGCAAGGCGGACAGGTAGCCATTATTTCCGACCTGAGCCATTTCAAAGTGGATGGTGAAATAGCCGATACTTATGGTGACCGTGTGGCAGCCGGTGGCAAAGCCATTGTAAAGATAGGCAGCGAGAAACTCGAGGGAATCGTGAGCAGTGTCACCCCACTTTCGAAGAATGGGGTTATTTCATTCTCCGTGCAATTGAAAGAGGACAACAACAAGCGGTTGCGTTCGGGACTTAAGACCGATGTATACGTGATGAACGCTGTGAAGGAAGATGTGCTGCGCATAGCCAATGCTTCTTATTACGTAGGCCGGGGCGAGTACGATCTGTTTGTGATGACTTCGGATGATGAAATCGTAAAACGTAAAATCCAGTTGGGCGACTCCAACTTTGAATTTGTAGAAGTGGTGAGCGGATTGAACCCGGGCGACAAGGTAGTAGTCAGCGACATGACGAACTACAAAAATAAGAATAAACTGAAAGTGAAATAATACTCCTGAAATATCTTTTGAATGAAGCCCCCTTAGATTTTAAACTAAAGGCCTGTTGGTTTTAAACCAACGAGGTCTTGGTTTAAAAGGTAAGCCGTGTGCCTTTTAATATGCAAAATTATGATAACAATTTATCTCAAACAATCCTATAACTTGCTGAAGGAGAACCGTTTCGTAAATGGTATCTCTATTGCGGGTACAGCTTTGTCGGTGGCGGCCGTGATGCTTATTTATCTTGTCTACCAAGTAAATTTTTCTGCGTATGCACCCGAGTCTAACCGATATCGGATTCTGTTTGTGAGCAGTCTGCAGGCATGTGGGAGTGACGGTCATCCCATCAACAACGGTGGTATGAGCCATAAGGTTGTGCGCGAATGCCTTTATCCTTTGCAGACTCCCGAGGCAGTGACTGCTTTTACTTCCGGAGATCTTCCGGTCAACGTACACGGACAGCAGTTTTACGATAAATATGCTATCAAGTTTACCGATGACGGTTTTTGGAAGGTTTTCGATTTTACTTTCTTGGCCGGCGGTCCTTTTACACATACCGATTGGGAGTCGGGCATACGCAAGGCAGTCATTTCTGACAAGCTGGCGCGCAGACTGTTCGGTACTGTTGAGGCAGTGGGACAAACTTTGCGTATGAATTATGCCGATTACCGGATATGTGGTGTGGTGAAAGAGGTCAGTCGGGCTGCCGAAAGTTCCTATGGTGATGTGTGGATACCCTATACCGCCAACGCTTCTTTATTGAAAGACAATATCTCTTATTGTGAAGGTACTACCGGAGAGTTTCAGGCTTGCATTCTATCGCGTTCCCGGTCCGACTTTGAGGCCATCCGCCGTGAGATGTTGAAGTTACAGTCAACTTTCAATGCTTCGCTCACCGGTACGAAGCTGGATTATATGCATTCTCCTTTCACTCAATGGCAGGCTGTATTGGGCACGAATGGCTTCAGTGAGGGAACCGTGGGCGAATGGTTGAAATCGACCGGTGCGGTGATCCTTTTTCTTTTGTTGTTGCCAGCCCTTAATATAATAGGTATAACCCTGACACAGTTTCGCAAACGCCGTAGCGAGATTGGAGTTCGTAAAGCGTTTGGCGCATGTTCGTTCTCGTTGGTAGAACAAGTGGTGATCGAAAATTTACTGACCTCTTGCATGGGTGGCCTGATCGGGTTGCTGCTGTCATTCGGCTTGCTGTCACTCTGCAAATCGCTTTTCTTTTCGGGAGATGTTTCGCTGACGCACGACATGCTGATACAGCCTCTCACTTTTGTGGCAGCTTTCTTTTTTACGTTGATATTGAATCTGCTGAGTGCTGCGATTCCTGCCTGGCGAGCTTCGCGGATGCCTATTACGGAAGCGTTGCATGATGTGGAATAATTTTTAAAAGCAAAGACCCATGATGATAAAGCAAATATTTAAAATGATATGGAACCAACGTCGCTTGAACGGCTGGATATGGATGGAACTTCTGGTCGTATTCGTGGCACTGTGGTACTTGGTAGATATGTTTGTGGTACAGTTGTATTCTTATACCCGTCCGATGGGATATGATATCACGAACTGCTGGAAGCTTTCGTTCGATGTGTATCCCGAGGATGCCGACGAGTATGTCAATGACACCACCCAGACTCAAACCGAAGGGGAGGCATTGGCCAAAATCCTTGAACGCTTGCGTCGTGCACCGGAGGTGGATAATGCTTGCGTTGCTTTCTACTCTTCACCCTATTCCGGTGGCAACTCCTGGACACAGATCATGCCCTGTACAGCCGACAGCAGCAAGTTCAAAGAGCAATCTTATCATCAATATATCGTTTCTGCGGAATTCTATGATGTATTCCGCATCAAGAGCCGTGAGGGGAAACCGCTTAGCGAACTGCTGACTCAGAAACAGTTGTCGTATTTTATAACTCCTGCGTTGGAGAAAGATTTTTTCGGCTCACAATCGGCAGTAGGACAGAAGGTGCGTTATCCGGGCAGTACGCGGGAGATTCATATTGCGGCGGTAACAGCTCCGGTGCGCATTACAGAATTTGTAAAGCCGGAACCCGAACTTTTCTTTACGATGTGGCCCAAGGAACTGGAACGCCAGGTAAATGCTACCGGAGCATCTAATATGGAGGTTACCGTCCGAATGAAAGAAGAACTGACATCGGAACAGATGGGACATTTTCTCAACCGTATGAAGAATCAGTTGACGGAAAACAATCTCTACATAACCGGCATGGAAGATATGAAGCAACAGCGCAGTGATCGTCTGCAATACGAATGGCGAAAGATCAGTATCAACCTCCTGCTGTCTGTCTTCATCCTGCTCAATGTACTTTTCGGTATAACGGGAACATTCTGGCTGCGCATCGAGCAACGGCGCTGCGAGACCGGCCTGCGGATGGCACTCGGCAGTACGCGCCGGCGGGTAGGGTGGTTCTTTACTGCCGAGGGGTGGCTATTGCTCACCACGGTGGTTCCGTTGGTATTGGTTGTCATATTCAATATGGTACACATGGAGATTCCCGATTTATATAATCTCTCTTTCACTTGGTGGCGCTTTGCGGTCAGTTTTGGTGGGGTGCTGCTGCTTATGGGACTGATCATTGCACTGGGCACCAGGTTGCCTGCCCGCCGGGCCATGAAGTTGCAGCCGGCCGAAGCGTTGCATTATGAATAACTATTAAAATTACATATTATGATAAAACTTTATTTAAAACAATCGTGGATGCTGATCCGGCAGAACAAACTGTTCAGTAGCCTCTATGTGCTGGGCACGGGGCTTGCCATTGCCATGACAATGATCATTGCCATCGTGTATTATATTAAAATAGCTCCTATCTATCCGGAAGTGAACCGTTCGCTGACGATGCGGATGAAAGGGGTAAGCGCCATGCATGTCAAAGGAGGGGGAAATTCATATTCCTGTTCTTATGAAATGCTGAAAGACTGGTTCTATCCATTGCAATCGGCGGAGCTGGTTACCGCTGTAAACGAACACTTTCTGACCCGGAAGGGATCTTATATACAACCGGCCGGGGGAGGCGAGCAAATACCGGCTCTGGTAAAGTATACCGATCCTAATTTTTTTCGGTTGTTCGAGTTTGAATTTCTGGATGGGAAGCCTTTCTCGGAGGCCGATTTAGCCAGTGGGATTCGTAATGTAGTACTTTCTGACCGGATGGCCCGCCGCATTTTCGGCAGGACCGATGTGGTAGGGCAGACGTTTAAGCAAGACTTTAAGGAATCCAAAGTGGTCGGTGTGGTACGTGAGGGTAGTTATCTGTTGCCGGCATCTTACGGACAAATCTATATGCCGTATTCTTGTTTGCCGGGATACGACAAAAACAATGATGGAAGTCATAAGGTCGGTACTTATGTCGTTTACTTCAAGGTTCGTCAGAAAGAAGATATGCCGAAACTTTATGCGGAAGTCAACGAACTGGTGCGTAAATACAATACTTCCCAGAAAGAGTATACAGTAGATATCTTTCATCAACCGGATCCGTATTGGCAGACATGGTTCAGAGAGGGCAATACGAACGAGATTGACTGGGCATCGGTCATTAAACTGTATGGAGGGGCGCTTTTGGCGTTGTTGCTGGTGCCTGCCATCAACCTGAGTGGCATGATATCCAGCCGTATGGACGATCGCCTGGCGGAAATGGGGATACGAAAAGCGTTTGG containing:
- the nudC gene encoding NAD(+) diphosphatase produces the protein MINTETNYRWFIFYQDQLLLEKNDNAFSIPTGKNAPVTTSEGITVHTITTATGMVCKAFYTDSPIAETPEYVQIGLRASYDYLSPEHYQAAGKVHEILYWDRSNRFCPTCGTPLVQKEPIMKKCPNCGREIYPVISTAILVLVRKEDSLLLVHARNFKGTFNSLVAGFLETGETLEECVAREVKEETGLDVKNIRYFGSQPWPYPSGLMVGFIADYAGGDIHLQDDELSSGNFYTRDHLPELPRKLSLARKMIDWWIAQQ
- a CDS encoding ABC-F family ATP-binding cassette domain-containing protein, whose product is MCIQVQQITYIHPDKEVLFRNLSFTVGKGRQLALIGNNGCGKSTLLQIMAGKLQPSSGNVLRPDDLYYVPQHFGQYDEMSIAQALGIDRKQKALHEILNGNASIDHFNILDDDWNIEEKALAALNGWGLGNRSLSESMHTLSGGEKTRVFLAGLELQAPSAVLMDEPTNHLDNQGRNRLYEWVKKCRSTLIVVSHDRTLLNRLPETCELSRNALVCYGGNYEFYKQQKELQQNALQQQLNEKEKELRQIRKLAREVAERKEKQNIRSEKSVPKKGISRMAVHTLKDRAEKSTTKLADIHQNKSEKLTSERSLIRNRLAEKTLLKTDFHASALHTGKTLLTAHKINFSYGNSPLWEVPLCFQLKSGDRIRIEGDNGSGKTTLLKLVTGDLLPTSGTLERAGFSYVYLNQEYSIICNQLTVLQQAESFNVRALPEHEIKIRLNRFLFPATSWDQPCIQLSGGEKMRLAFCCLMISNNTPDLFILDEPTNNLDIQSIEIITATVRNYTGSVLLVSHDEYFVKETGIRKSIFL
- a CDS encoding FAD-dependent oxidoreductase, with product MKQYDAIIIGFGKGGKTLTAELAKRGWKVALIERSAMMYGGTCPNIACVPTKRLIHEAEKVSWLYPTDYEKQAEAYKAAIARKNEMTAASRGNMFNKLSSLPNVTIYTGMASFVSKDVVKVTLPDEVIELQGKKIFINTGSTSIIPAIDGLKDSKRVYTSTSLMELDVLPRHLIIVGGGYIGLEFASMYASFGSKVTVLEGGNKFIAREDRDIADAVKETLEKKGIEIRLNARAQSIQDTADGVTLTYTDTADGKPVTIEGDAILVATGRKPMTEGLNLQAAGVEVDSHGAIVVNGYLHTTAPNIWAMGDVKGGLQFTYISLDDYRIIRDDLFGNKERTADDRNPVAYSVFIDPPLSHVGLTEEEAIKRGYSFKVSRLPASALPRARTLQQTDGILKAIVDSHSGRIMGCTLFCAESSEVINVVNMAMKTGQHYTFLRDFIFTHPSMGEGLNDLFSID
- a CDS encoding DUF417 family protein, with translation MKEKFITLLTVASGLKGFGLKFIRVAILVVFVWIGGLKYFHYEADGIVPFVANSPFMSFFYAKDAPEYKEHKNPEGAYVPANREWHEANRTYTFSYGLGALIMSIGILVFLGIFFPKVALVGDTLAIIMTLGTLSFLVTTPEVWVPNLGSGEYGFPLLSGAGRLVIKDIVILASAVTLLSDSSQRVLNSLKKADWEKRNK
- a CDS encoding AraC family transcriptional regulator, with protein sequence MIRTYQTKLKGMLALTTSYHTEKSLQKEKSLYKFIWVRKGSITLEIDHQEVILAENEVISLSNLQHLEFLSIDGEYLTVLFNSNFYCIYGNDHEVSCSGFLFNGSSHVVRFMLNESERRSMEDVVGLLDREFTVSDNLQEEMLRILLKRFIIQSTRIARQRLNITQEKEYSFEIIRQYYNLVDEHFRTKKQVQDYADLLHKSPKTLSNIFSSCKLPSPLRVIHERVEAEAKRLLLYSNKSSKEIADILGFEDQSSFSRFFKNMTGESPVQYRNSVEGKN
- a CDS encoding cytidine deaminase, which gives rise to MKDLTITSVIKVYEYDELNDTDRALLDDAIEATRRSYAPYSHFSVGAAALLANGVVVTGTNQENAAYPSGLCAERTTLFYANSQYPDQAVVTLAIAARTEKDFIDTPIPPCGACRQVILETEKRYKQPIRILLYGKKCIYEVQSIGHLLPLSFDASAMED
- a CDS encoding glucosaminidase domain-containing protein produces the protein MNSKLLRLIAIVTVLAFAAGAQAQRRNSRYVDYINKYSALAVQQMKEHKIPASITLAQGLLESGAGMSTLARKSNNHFGIKCGSNWNGRTVRHDDDARNECFRAYRNPRDSYEDHSAFLKRGARYAFLFKLKITDYKGWARGLKKAGYATDPSYANRLITIIEDYDLYKYDRKGGWSSSKSEPTVLNPHQVYIANGIAYIVARDGDTFKSLAKEFDIRWKKLVKYNDLQRDYTLMSGDIIYLKEKKKRASKPYTVYIVKDGDSMHTISQKFAIRLKNLYKMNRKDGDYIPEVGDRLRLR
- a CDS encoding efflux RND transporter periplasmic adaptor subunit; protein product: MDREIPKEVRNKERNKKIIRFSAIGIVGIIGISVLISLLRTGVQKKDLVFSTVDKGTIEVSVSASGKVVPAFEEIINSPINTRIVEVYRKGGDSVDVGTPILKLDLQSTETDYKKLLDEEEMKRYKLDQAKVNSQTKLSDMAMQIKVSEMKLARMKVELRNEQYLDSLGAGTTDKVRQAELSYNTSRLELEQLKQQYTNEKQIAAADLKVLELDLNMFRKGLAEMKRTLDDAQIRSPRKAILTYINNQIGAQIPQGGQVAIISDLSHFKVDGEIADTYGDRVAAGGKAIVKIGSEKLEGIVSSVTPLSKNGVISFSVQLKEDNNKRLRSGLKTDVYVMNAVKEDVLRIANASYYVGRGEYDLFVMTSDDEIVKRKIQLGDSNFEFVEVVSGLNPGDKVVVSDMTNYKNKNKLKVK